One Torulaspora globosa chromosome 5, complete sequence DNA window includes the following coding sequences:
- the CBS1 gene encoding Cbs1p (ancestral locus Anc_4.260) — MPGIVRNVVARAFKSAELPPALRERVLSRQKEGNIQRLEKLAKSLQPGEYHIELQAESELVKCFYPTKFARVELPNGKNYSNKQLEMLGENLLLLNMNKTFLNLFKRSEQDISGFDFNFAAKMDHMSSWKKDSPELIRRFLRNKKLTNLARLPAPSNRIPERIQHGFDRKAFSAVIGYISVTNELTIVSKFLREKITNPIARAILLR, encoded by the coding sequence ATGCCAGGTATTGTGAGAAATGTGGTAGCAAGAGCATTCAAGTCTGCAGAGCTTCCGCCTGCTTTAAGAGAGAGAGTACTTAGCCGGCAGAAGGAAGGAAATATACAGCGATTGGAAAAGTTGGCCAAGTCATTGCAACCCGGAGAATATCACATTGAGCTTCAGGCGGAGTCTGAGCTGGTGAAATGCTTCTATCCCACCAAATTTGCCAGAGTAGAGCTGCCGAATGGTAAAAATTATAGTAACAAACAGCTAGAGATGCTGGGAgagaatcttcttttgctgAATATGAATAAGACGTTCCTGAATCTGTTCAAGAGATCGGAGCAGGATATATCAGGTTTTGATTTTAATTTCGCAGCGAAAATGGACCATATGAGTAGCTGGAAAAAGGATTCGCCGGAATTGATACGACGTTTCCTTAGAAATAAGAAGTTAACGAACCTGGCGAGGCTTCCAGCTCCCAGCAATCGAATCCCAGAAAGAATTCAGCATGGTTTCGATCGAAAAGCTTTCAGCGCTGTCATTGGCTACATTTCGGTGACAAATGAATTAACCATCGTTAGTAAATTTCTGAGAGAGAAGATTACAAACCCGATTGCTCGGGCCATTTTGCTACGCTAG